In Dromiciops gliroides isolate mDroGli1 chromosome X, mDroGli1.pri, whole genome shotgun sequence, the genomic window cagAACTCAGGATCCCGGAGGGCAGGACATGGGGGCCTGTTGTCACCTCTCTATTCAAGCTTTGGCAGAACAGAACTCGTCCCGCCCCCTCACTGACAGGTAGACGTCCATGCTGGTGTGGCCATGCATGCCACGCATTCACCTGCAGAGGGCCAGGAGATTTGGAGGCCTGGACCAACCTGTTCAATGGCTTCTGCCAAGGTCTTCCCAAGGTTGGCCCTCACAACTGGCCCCTAGTCAGCTGGCTTTTCCATTAACCCTCTGTGCTCCATTTCCCCCTGACTCTGAGACATTCACATACTGGGGTAAGACAGTGGCTCCATTCCTGGGGAATCTTGTGGCTGAGGCCTCTTATTTCTTTGCAATTCCCCTCCTGGCAAACAGACCATCTCCTCCACTGACCTCTTCTGGGTCCTGGGCCTGGATTGGGGGGAATCTCTTCTTGGGGTAGACTTAGATGATAAATAAAAAACTAGGGAGGTCCGCAATGTCTGGATGAGGCGAAGTGGAAACCATAACCCCTCTTTTCTTATAAATCAGGAcaagaggggaagctagatggcgcagtggataaagcaccagccctggagtcagaaggacctgagttcaaatccgacctcagacacttgacacacactagctgtgtgaccctgggcaagtcacttaaccccaattgccctaaaaaaaggaaataaatcaggACAAGAACCCCTCCTGGCTCTCCTCTTTGTGAtcccaggcactttgctaagctctaggcatacaaagaaaggcccaaGTGCAGAAAGGCTCTCTTCCAGATCACTAGAAGCTCCTTCACACATCTCCtggctccctcctcaccttctcagagctctccttcctcccccaggaCCCCACACCTTCCAGTTTCTGCCTCATTTTGTTCTCTTAGCCCCTGCATTTTTATACCCAACCAGGAATTCTTCTACAACCTCCTCTTCTCTAGGCTGAAGAATCTTTTCCCCAGGATCTCTGCTTGGTTACTTTCCCTATAAAGGTTAAAAGGATGAGAAGGAAAGTTCCTGCTGATTTCCTTCATCCACAGGAGAGAAGCTGTTACAGGAAGCATCGTAACAGAAAGAGCAGATGATGTCCTTTGCTGTTTTTACAGTCTGACCTTCACCAAGTGAAGTGAAATTCCTGGCATCATCATCACATTTTGAAGTCCTgatagacctatgatttcactagtACGAGTAGTCACTCCCCTAATACAGATAGCAATTTCTGGCcagtgccttttcttttcttgcacTTTCCCTCCTTGTTTTTCTGTAATTCTTCCATAGGGAATCTGTTCCACCTCCCTTGACTTCAggtctcccatctccaactgcttacTAAACATCTTAATTTAGATGTCTTGTAGAAGTCTTGAACTCAACACGTCCAAAACCTAATTCATCTTTCCTCCAAAGCATCCTAACTTCGCTATTACTATctaggataccaccatcctcccagtctcccAGGCTCTCAATCTAAGATTCATCATTCTCTCGCACTCCCTATAGcaaatcaattgccaagtcctgttgattctgcCTCGGCAATGCCTCTTTATTTCCCCTGATAAAACCACCAACCTGCTACagcttctcttctccccatccttAGACTACTGCAATGGTTCATCTTGCCAAGTCCAgtccccattctaatccatcctcccctCACCTATCatagtgatcttcctaaaacccaGTTCTGACCATGGTACTCCCCTATTCAGTCAACTCCAGGGGCTCTTTATAGCCTCCAGTGgcaaatataaaatctcattttggctttttatttgatagggcaatgagggttaagtgacttgcccagggtcacacagctaataagtgtcaagtgtctgaggccacatttgaactcaggtcctcctaaaaccaaggctagtgcttttatccactgagctacctagctgccccctcactttggcttttaaagcccttcatgatcAGGTCTCTACCTACCTTTATAGTGTCCTTGCCTTTTTTTACTCCTCTCCACATACTTTGCCATCCAATAGCCCTGGCCTTCTGGCCGCCCATCTCCCTACTGCAaaccttttcactggctgttccccatacctggagtggccttctcatttctgcttcctgccttccctggcttccttcaaatttcagttAAAATCTCAACCACTAAAATAACCCTTTTGTGGTACTTAAATGTTAGtggcttctctgcaatttagccTGTATAGATCTTATATGTACAAGGTTGTTTCCAAGttttctctccccattagactatgagctccttgaaagcagagactattttttattctttgtatccctgacacttagcacagtgcctgatacatagcatTTAATCAATGCTCATCGACCTGACTTGCTGGGCAGGGACCactttttagtttctttcttgTATATGTAGTGCAAAGTGTAATGCTGAGTTCAGAGTTGGTACTTGATAAGTGATAGAATAATGTGAAAGGAATCTCCACTGATTATACCAAGGGAGGGCTCAAATTGCTCTCTCTCATATGGAGAGACATGAATGACCTGGCAATCATTAAAATACCTTCACTAAATGGTTTTTTACAGAACTCGTGGTAATTAAACAAACAAGACCAGGGCCCTCCTTCCTGGGGGCTCACAAACTACCTTAGGAGAAAAGAGCAAGGACACAAAAAACAAGTGAAAAGTCATGCAAGGTAGCCATGAGAAGCCAGATAGTTGCCTGTCATGGGCATTGGAGAGGGAGTAGATGGGGTGGGCTGGAGAGATCTGGGGAGGCCATCAGGAGACTAAGGGGAGTGAGGCCCCCATCTGCCCAGTCAAGCAGGGCAGccgatatggggggggggcagtgatgAGACAGGAGTCTGTTCCATTTTGACAGCTGTACGGGCTAATTTTCAGTCCCTGACATTGTCCTGCTCATTTCCTTTTCGCTAACCAATCCCTTTGGGAAGGCAGGCGATAATCCCAGGGCTGTTTTCTCCCCAGATTTCTCACCCTTGAGGCCCTGGAAAATTGTGCATGTGTTGACATGGCTGATTGCTACATATATCCTTCTTTCCAAAAAGGATTGAGTTGATGACTTCTTGCAAAGAGGGATGACTCCAGATTCCAGATTGGGTGAGTGGGGTCAGGGACCTGGAACTTGATttcaaaacagaggaagaaaaactaATGAAGACCAGATCTATCAGATACaatatgaacttgggcaaatccaTTTTCTCACTCCAGGTTTCTCTGCCTAAAAAGCTTGAATTTCAGATATTTCTCTACCATCCtgtcttcttccttccatttcaaCCTATCACACCCACTTTATCTTATCTCACACTCTCTTACATGTGCTGTCTGTGTAAAAAGCTTAATAACGCCATAAAAAGAgggcaataaaacaaaaaaattgatggAATCAAGCATTGTTTTAAAACATTGTATTAGGAAATGACTTCTGAAAAGAATGAATTTCAtgataaaacataataaaatttaaacaaaaggAAGCCTTATCAGAAATTTGACTGAAAGAATCAAGCAAACttgtagaaacagaaaaaagaatgggTGATAGAGGCAAAAAGGGaaactgaaaagaagaaaaagggggtcATTAgataaggggagagagaggtGAAAGGAAGGGCAGAGGAAGCCTGCTCAAAGGAGGCAGAAGCTGAAGatagaaggaagccaagagaagagaaagaggaagaaagaggagagaagctgGAGAGTGAAAGCAGTAGGAGAGGCAAAGGGTGCGACAGCAGACTCATTTTGTATCAAGAGGATGGTGCAGCTCAGGGTAGACGTGTTGAGTgagtttccctttttaaaaaaattccctttttttgttttggtgaggcaattggggttaagtgacttgcccagggtcacacagtgagtgttaagtgtctgaggccagatttgaactcaggtcctcctgaatccagggctggtattttatccactgtgccacctagctgcccccagagtgaCTTTCCCATCATGAGTGCTGTAAGTCCTCCAGCCTCAGCATGTAACTGTGGAGAGCAGACATGCTACCTGAGACATGCTTGGGAGAGGCTGATgagagagacctcagaggttGAAGTTGAAAGCCAGGGCAAGAGAGGCAAGTCCAAGATTTCAGGCGCCAATGGGAGATTTCCTAGAGGTGCGGGCATATGGAGAAGCCAGCACCCAACAGGATCTTTGACTTCCAGAGCCAGCAACCTTCGAGAGTGCTAAGAGTGCATTTCCCTGGTGAGCTCGGCTGCCCCTTTGTTGAGCTGTGATTTTTCTCTCCTAGCCAGTTGAAAAGCTCTTCTTCTCTAGTGTATCTTTCCTCTAATCTGGATCACTTTGAgatttctgtttgtttgcttAGATAAATAAATGTGTTTGCTTGTTGTCCAGGACCATTTGTTATGTTACAAGTATTTGGTGGGAGGAAGCTATTACCTCCCCTTATTCTCTCCTGTTACAAAGGGCTCCGAGGTGACCAGGGAAAGTGGTACTGGGGCTGACCCCTAAAAGAGTAGTAATCCTAGACTGCCAATACTTGATGTgtgatagatataattctagtgcAACACTGGCTGTAGATGGGAGAGTTACAGGGGTGAAAGCCCATTCATTCCTAGGTCTCCTGGATCCTGGCTGATCTTCACTTAACTATAATCTCCCTTTGGAGACATGGAATGATGGAATGCAATTTCCAAGATGAGGTCAGGGGTCTATTTATGGCAAAGGAAGGCCTGCCAATTTAGAGTAAATGGaccatccatttattcaatctGGAAATGATACTGCTTAGGCTTTTGTTACTTATCTATATGAAGAActggccctgggggcagctaggtggcacactggatagaacacgggccctggagtcaggaggacctgagttcaaatctagcctcagacacattacacttactagctgtgtgaccctgggcaagtcgcttaacctcaattgcctcaccaaaaaaaaaaagaactggcccCCAAAAAGCAATTCTTTGGGGCAATGTATGTCAACACTGACATCACCTCAGGTTTATTGGCAGATATGTTCCACACCCCATTCCTGAAATGAACTTTATCTCTAGGTCGAAATGAGCTGATGCACTATTTggacttaagaaatgtttattgattcaaaGATGAAACATCTTTATGGGCTGGCAACATGCTCAAGCTCACATGGATCAATGAAAATTACTTTTTAGACAGTGTAAGTCCCTTGGTCTTGTATGAGTGCAGACTTTCTGAACAGGGAGCTTCTGGATGGCCTGTTGTCATCTCTTTATTCAACCTTTGGCAGGACAGAGTTTGTCCTGTCCTCATCACTGACCTCTTCACTGAGCTCCTGGCTCATCCAACCTTCCCAATCAATGGCCTTAAGAAATTCCATCTGCAACGGCCAGAATTTCTTGACACCTTCTTGGCACCAATTAGTTCCCAAAAGAGCAGGAAGGATGTACCATCTGTAGGATGGGTCCCCCGTGTCCAGCTGACAGGCACCATACCTGTCCAAGCAAAAGAAACGTGGAAAGAAAGGTCAGGCTCCAGGTTCTAAccctgtccttccctccctccctccaccatgTTCGCCCTTTATCATGGCCCCAAGTGCCCAGCTCAAAGCTGAACACCTCTGAGCCCTTGGTGACAGGAGAGAATGCCTTTCAGCCCTGAAGACCCAGGGTAGTGGGGCAGAGAGTCACAGAGAGAAGGTATCTTCTCTCTGTAACaccatctctcttcctccccactgtGCAGACCAAATAAGGCTGGTGATGATAAGCTAAAGCCTTTCTAGTCTTTCCTGGGGAGAGAGCAGTTCTCTTCTGGGCTCTTTAAAAGGACCAGGCAGTGGAGcctagtggaaagagtgccagccttggagtcagcaaTTCCTGCCTTGGACACACACTAGCTGAGGGCCCGTGATCAAATCAATGGAAACCCTTTATTGCCATGTCTAAGTGTGGGGCTGGGAAGGGCAGAGGAAGGTTGCCAGTCTGCACGGGGAGAGAGAATTCCCAAACTAGGAATGCCATActcccatgaaatcacaggtccacccTCGAATGAAAAGGGGCAGCATGGGGTCTGGACAAACTAAGGTGGGCCCAAAGACCTGTATGCGAAAGGTCTCCAGACACAGGGCTGAGATATATCTCTACAGTTTGCTAAGTTCTGGGGGCACTAGACACAACAAATGCCACAAGCTCGAGGATCCAACGGGAAATGTGATGGTTTCACCCCAAGAGTACCTATCTTGGGCCCCTGGGATGTCAACTGGCTTTTGACATTGGAAGAATAAAtattaatcttcctcccccactccaccctAAACACCACAATataaaaccccaaaccccaagcaCCTAAATTCCATTAGAGGTACTCACAGTGCCAGTAAGAAATGAACCATGCTGTAAGACTGCTGAGGGAATCCCAGGCGGTCAAAGTATTCTACCAGCATATTCAAGAGAGTCTGCCCAAAGCAGAGGAAAAGAGGGTCAGGAGCATGGAAGACGTCCCCCAAAATGACAATTCCATGTGCCAGGATGATCAGGGAGGTCTACTGGGGGCACCAGGTAGGGGGAGGGAACACAAGAAGTTTGGGGAGAGTGATGGGAACGATTTCTAACCCCACACCAACAAAAATTCTCCagtccctcctcacccctctgGGGGCCTCATGGAGCCCAGCCTTCTCTTGGCCACAGTGAACTTCAACTTGCCTTGAGACCTCCCTGACTCCATGTACATGCTCTAGCAGTGACTCTCCTTAGGAAGAGAGATGTCTGAAGGATGGCTCCAAGGGGCATCGATTTTCTTCCCTGCCTTCCATTTCCCCTACACTGGTTCAACCCTGGGAACTGCACTTACCTCATTGTTGGCATAGGATTTCACATCAGTCTTGAGGAATTCTTGAACGACTGGATCCTCTATGGAGGCAAAGGACAAGTTTCCCTTATGTCACTGGTGCTGAGAGATCTGTTTCCTGGCAGGTTGAACCCTAgactcctcccctccacctcacATTGGGGACAATCAAGGACCCTGGGGTCACCTCCTTTGATCCTCCTTGAAGGATCTGAAAAAGGAGCAGCCCAAGGGGTCCCCAGGGTCGTGTGGGCACTCCAGGGCAATTCTATCAGTAGAGAAGAAGAGGCCCTCTTCCAGGGGGGCACTGAGTAACCAGTAAGACATCCTTAGCCCTTTCACCTCTACAGCTGACTCCAGCCCTCTCCAGCACCGGGCACTCTACCCCTCCCTATTTCCATGGGACTATGAATCAGTTACCCAATAAACAGGGCTTCATTTGGTGACCTCTGGAGGTAAAACCCCACCCTAGGGGTCCCTGTTCCTCAAGCCACTCACCCAGAAGTTGAGAGAAGACTGCAAGGTCTTTGAAGCAGAAGGAAGCCACTCTTCTCCTCTTCATCTTAATCCGAGTATCCCCCACTTCAGTCACTGTCCATTCatatctccttcttttctttccccgtCTTCCTTTGGAGTCAGACTCCTTCCTGTTCTCTTCGGCAGCATTACTGCTGTCTGGAGGAAGAGGTATTAGAAACCACAGGGTAAAACTCCGAGGACAGTATGCCTCCTCTACTGTGCCACAGGAGCCACAATCCAGGCTACCCCAGCCTACCCCCACCAACAGAGGGTCAGGGATCTCCCTGAATTCTCCTCTGCTGGGTAGAGATGTCCTGACCGTGAGGAGGCTCCAGGCTAAAGCAGGACTTCTCAACCCTGTTCCCGTCATGTAAACCCCCGGACAGACATGGGAAGCCACAGGAATGGTTCACAACTGAAGGAAAGGCTTGGCATCAACTAGAActtagggaaaataaaagataCATTGCTTTTTCCACATGGACCCCCTAAATtctatccatggaccccaggttaagaagctctGGACTAAAGGAAATTCGGGGATAATTAATTCAGAGTCAAACATACTCCATTTTTGCCagaactgaagtaaaaaaatattttatgaatctCATCCTAAAGGCTAATGTTAGCCAATCAGGAGACTAAGGGGAGTGAGGCCCCCATCTGCCCAGTCAAACAGAGCAGCCAATCAGGACTCCATTTAAAACTCCCCCATAAAGGCTATAAAGAAATGGAATTAAGGACAGCATTTTACATTATTGACTCAAGTTTTCTTAATGCCTTTTGTATTTTAGAGCACAACCCTTTCCCCATATATctgctttctccctttccccctcatgAGGAATAAAAGTTTGGCAAAACTGACAAAACAACTATCTTTGACAGCAAATATAACACTGTACCCATagcctcccccccctccccggctCTTTATCCAGTGGAGGGATACTTGTTTCAACTGTTTGTTATCATTAATCTGAGCTCTGttgccatttaattttttaaaaatttataatttatggTCACCGTGGCAAatattgtcctcctggttcttaTCTCTTATCTTGGAATCAGTTGGTTCAAGTTCATCTGAATTCTTCgttgtcatcatttcttatctggatttgtgatttcttttgtGCTAGAAACTTTTGATAAGGATGCTTCTTTGAGCAATGCAGATCTTGTGTGTAAGCTCCGGTCTTAGAGAGTCGCCCAGGGTGGGGGAGCACTGAAGAGGTCGAATGCCTTGCCCAGTGTTCCACAGCCTGGTTCAGAGGAAGGTTTTGGCCCTTGGCCTTCCTGACTCTTTCTCTCCTGCCTTTCAAGAATCTTCTTACATTCACATCAAGCACATAAACGCCTACTGTGTCCCAGGCACTGCGCCAAGGTTCCTACACcacaatgtgttcagccattacccaattgatgggggCTCATCTtgcctctagttttttttttttttgctcccacATAAAACtattgctttgggtttttttttactggtcCTGTGATTTAACCAGTATGACCAGAAAAATGGTGATCTATGGATATTATTGTACTTCATGAAATTTGGCCATgtgaagtagaaccaggaaaacaatgcaCAGACCCACCCTGAAGAACTGCAATGCCCAAGCATGCAGAACAGATGATGGAAGCCACTCCCAGTCAAGGGCTATGCTTGGTCACTGTTTAACCACTGAACCAGAGATGTGTGTCTCCCTAAGCACACCATACGCACACACTAGACCAGTGTGGGTAAACTCAGCAGCCTGAACCAAATTCAGGTGTCAGTGGGAAATGtctaacaaaacaaaatcatatagaaaatattcatttgtggtttcctaagtTACCATGTACCTATTTGACACCACTAGTCTAGACGATCACCCAAATGAGAAATCAGGCCTTGATTGGGAGAGATTTCTGTGGTGTTAACTGCTCTCACTGAAACTTGAACGATCCTTGCCAGTTAGAGCCAGCTCAGGTTGGCCACTTCCAAGGCGGTCGACCAGTAGGAGCATccactcattttttgttttggttttgggttttctttgagAGAAACAGGGTCAACCAACAGTCCCGTTCTTGCCCTCCTTCCAGTCCCTTGGACTGATGGGACACTGGCTTTGGAATGTTACCAGAGGTTGTTAGATGTGGTCATTGTGTCAGCTGGGTTGGGTTTAACTTTGTCTTATTTATAAGAGAGCACTCAATGGGCAAGATACCTGCAAGTGTTTGTGGGATAAGAACCAAGAAAAGGCATCAAGAAAACTTGTTTTTAAAGTGGCCACAGCCTTAGTCTCTTTTCCTGAAAAAATGATAGTCTTCTGTCACTGGGCTCTAGGATCCATATTCCTTCCACACTCCTTGAATATGCTCTCTAGGGTCACTGTGTCTCAACTCCCTCAGAGACCAATTCTCTCCCCCAGTCTATCCCAAACAGTTTGGGATCCATTTATTCTACTCCCAACAGCTACTTTCACTACGCTCACAGACAACTTCTCTAGAATTCTGAGTGGGAACAGAAATCTGAAGCTGGAAGGACCCTCAAAGGCTGTGATGTCACAGctaagggaactgaggcctacataggggaagtgacttgctcaaggtcacagacaGTAatcatcagaagtaggatttatacccaggtcctccaactccagAGCCAGAGTTCCATTCACCATATCAAACCCTTATTGAATGAAAACATTGAGAGACTGAATACTTCTCCTTCCCATAGTCATCCAGGGGGAATGGAAGCCAACTCAGAGATAAATGGGAAGGCCTAATGACTTGAGTCAGGGCAAAGGGGACACAAACTTAAAAATCAACAGCCACATGAAGCTGGATGTGATGGCCCATGCTCAGAGGccctgatgctgctgctgctgtgaaGGTTCactgagttcaggagttctgagccaTGGAAGGACTAAAGCCGAGCAGGGGCCTTCACATCAGCAAGGCCTGGGATGGGAGGGCCACCGGGCTGCCTAAATCAGAGGAGTGAAGCAACAGTGGCTGGAAAAGCTGAGCAGGTTAACATTGATCAGTATTCAGACCAGCCTGGGCGAGATGGAGAAACAAAGTCTCTttcaaaaaccccaaaatgagaaCCAATAGGAACCACCAGAGATGTGCTTGTAAGGTACACGGAGAAAGGCTTTTCCTCTAGTCTTTTGTAAATGAGACCTGGTTCCAGAAGCCACAGTGTTAgtggaaacagagacac contains:
- the LOC122733728 gene encoding speedy protein E4A-like isoform X3; this translates as MVGLLPCRRDAVLRPLPSLRPLSPLQLTLLPASRGASPFPAPLPRDSSNAAEENRKESDSKGRRGKKRRRYEWTVTEVGDTRIKMKRRRVASFCFKDLAVFSQLLEDPVVQEFLKTDVKSYANNETLLNMLVEYFDRLGFPQQSYSMVHFLLALYGACQLDTGDPSYRWYILPALLGTNWCQEGVKKFWPLQMEFLKAIDWEGWMSQELSEEVSDEDRTNSVLPKVE
- the LOC122733728 gene encoding speedy protein E4A-like isoform X4, encoding MEAGPRKSDSSNAAEENRKESDSKGRRGKKRRRYEWTVTEVGDTRIKMKRRRVASFCFKDLAVFSQLLEDPVVQEFLKTDVKSYANNETLLNMLVEYFDRLGFPQQSYSMVHFLLALYGACQLDTGDPSYRWYILPALLGTNWCQEGVKKFWPLQMEFLKAIDWEGWMSQELSEEVSDEDRTNSVLPKVE
- the LOC122733728 gene encoding speedy protein E4-like isoform X1; translated protein: MVGLLPCRRDAVLRPLPSLRPLSPLQLTLLPASRGASPFPAPLPRGGINQLSLPDTTRTREMEAGPRKSDSSNAAEENRKESDSKGRRGKKRRRYEWTVTEVGDTRIKMKRRRVASFCFKDLAVFSQLLEDPVVQEFLKTDVKSYANNETLLNMLVEYFDRLGFPQQSYSMVHFLLALYGACQLDTGDPSYRWYILPALLGTNWCQEGVKKFWPLQMEFLKAIDWEGWMSQELSEEVSDEDRTNSVLPKVE
- the LOC122733728 gene encoding speedy protein E4-like isoform X2; this translates as MAAGTNGRPPPLPEGRRPPPAAFASATLPSPTNSAPSEPRGKSFSSASPPRQDGGQGGRGAPARADSSNAAEENRKESDSKGRRGKKRRRYEWTVTEVGDTRIKMKRRRVASFCFKDLAVFSQLLEDPVVQEFLKTDVKSYANNETLLNMLVEYFDRLGFPQQSYSMVHFLLALYGACQLDTGDPSYRWYILPALLGTNWCQEGVKKFWPLQMEFLKAIDWEGWMSQELSEEVSDEDRTNSVLPKVE